The Archocentrus centrarchus isolate MPI-CPG fArcCen1 chromosome 5, fArcCen1, whole genome shotgun sequence genome contains the following window.
TGAAGAAGAAGGACGAGTCCAATGAAGGGAAGGAGCAGTACCTGCAGTCTGTGGAGGACAGGCAGAAGCTGGTACGCTGctgtttgggtttgttttttggttgtttgtttcgTTTCCATTACTCTATAACAGTCACTCAAGCTTCCAGTGCACTAAAGAAAACCTCTACTTGTTTCTCTCCCATGTAGGACGGGCTGTATGAGTGTATTCTGTGTGCCTGTTGCAGTACGAGCTGTCCAAGTTACTGGTGGAATGCAGACAAATACCTTGGGCCTGCTGTGCTCATGCAGGTGTGTCTTTGTGCGCATTAACATGCAGAATGGTTGGTTATAGTCAGAATCAGCGCGGCCGTGTAGTAAATCTTTGTCGTGTCTCAGGCGTATCGCTGGATGATTGACTCCCGAGATGAGTTCACAGAGGAGCGGTTGTCCAAGCTGCAGGATCCTTTCTCCCTGTACCGCTGCCACACCATCATGAACTGCACCAGGACCTGTCCCAAGGTAACCtctcagcacacagacacagcactgCTCAGAGTCCGAGTACATCTCAGCTCCCCtgattcagttttaattataaaTTCTCACAAAATGCAAAGCGAAGTTCATGCAAGCACTTTTCATACGGATCCTACACAAATGCGAATAAGCTTTTATGTGTTAAATATTTCACTGTGGTCAGTAAACTCACTTGATGGTGTGTCATGAATGCCTGTCAGCTGAGGGTCTGCTAACCCTCAATACTTTCCACCTCCACAAGCCCACTAGAGTTCGCTCAGGTCTGAGTGACATAAATTTCGTTATCGGATGATGAGCGCAGCAGTCCGTGCAGACATCCATGTGCCTGCCTGTTCTTTGTGATCTGTGGTCCTGTCTATGGAGAAATTACATTACAGTGTACCAACTAGGCTTTATAATGCAGATTCTTCTGAGACCACAGTAATCAGACATGGGACAACCAGTTCATTGTTGCCATTTGAGGGCACCTGGAGCTTCAGCTTCTTTTATGTAAAGACAGGGAAAAGTGCTTGGAGAAAAGAGACGGGCGAGCTTTACCCTGGATGTCGTTCCCGATGtaaccccaaaggggatttgtgtcacCGGCTGGAATCAAACAAGCAACCTTTCACTTGttaagcaaatgtgtaaaccactaacACCAatacattatttattcatttaaacctgtttttatttacgAGTTTGTAAATGTTATGTAGTAATGAGGTTTAGTGAGAGTATCTTATGCTTTGTAAAAAATGTAGCTTCCACCTAACTGGGCAGGATGGTGGTACAAAGGTTTAGggctgtcacctcacagcaagacggtcttgggtttgaatccaccagatGGATGTTCTCCCTTTGcttttgtagcttttttttttttttttttttttttttctgggtaaTCCAGTTTTCTCCCACCCTCCAAGGACATGCATATTAGGGTaactgctgattctaaattggccacaggtgtgagtggttgtctgtctctctgttagccctgtgatagactgaaGACCTGTCCAAGGAGTACCTCACCATTTGTCCTGTGACAACTGAGCTAGGCTCCAGGTTTCCACGAGCCTGAATCAGACAAGCGTACAAGAGGATGGATCGGAGCTAATGCTGacatataatgtataatgtgtTTATTGCTGGAGGACAACAGTCTCCCTTCTGCCCTGGTATAATGTAATAAAAAGTACAGTGTAATTCAAAGAAATCAAATCTTCAGTAAAAGCTGTAATATTTATGATACAGAAGATAACATAAGTTTCTATTATGGAGCTCCAAAAATGGGAGTGTTAATTGGGCAAAAAGACTCCCATGAAGGCTGCGCTTGTATTTCCTGGCTCTCTCAAATAGAAGTGGGATCACTGTATCTTTTGCAGAATTATCAAATAAGGGAATTAGGATGTGCATATGTAATTTGTTCTCCATAAAACCCACTCACCAAGTATTTACAATAATTCCCTGTGCTCTTCCTCTCAGGGGCTGAATCCAGGAAAGGCGATTGCTGAGATCAAGAAGATGATGGCCACATACAAGGAGAAGAAGGCAGCTGCTGTCTGAAACCTCATTTGTCCTCTTGAACTTTTTATCCCTCCATGATTAAATTAtatgatcattaaaaaaaaaaaaaaatgctttctgaGGTCTGATGGGCCAGTGCACCAGGCGTTTCCACTGCAGCCACATCCTGCTGTCAGGTGTAGCAGAAGTGTTTGTGTGGTTGCAGTTGGAGAAGTTGGTGTTCCATAAACGCACATGTACAGTATAAATGAAGgcgagagagagtgtgtgactGATTCTTACATGTACCATAGCAGAGGTGATTACCTCCAGCtctactgtgtgtttgtgtacttgaTGCTGCAAAGTAAAAACAAGGCATCTATATGTAAACAATCTTTTAGCTTGTTGCTTTTCATGTGATCAGCTGGTTCACAGACACGTTCCTTTAGATCTTCCCACATACTGACAGTAGTCTTTGTTTTGATGGAAAATAAATGGTTCAAATTCAGGTAGCTGTCTTTCCCCTGGTGATTATTTCTCCTGCCGTCCTCCTGCTACGTTAACTTTTGGTGTCCTCCAGGTGTCACTGTTGTGCAGAGCCAAATGAGTTGAACTATCAGAAGCTTTTCAAAGCTTTAAAACCATTAAAACTCTTGGTGAGTGTCAGTCCTGATTAAAGAGGCACTAAAGtcctgctttatattgtaaaatgcAGGTTGTCTTTTATACAACAGACTATGAAGTGAAAAATCTTTGAATCCTTTTGTCATTTCTTAAAATCAGATTACATAAAATAAGTGTCTATTTGGCTATTATGGTTTTTTTAATAGTCGAGACACTTGAAATCCTATTACCAGCCTAACAATTTATTTAAGCATACATGAATCAGGTCAGGATTGTAAGAggacagtataaaaatgtctaaTTCTGAAActgttaatgcaatactttagTTAAACTCctcaaaataaagctgaaactctgcacttcagtcacatatttatttagtttaagacctactgtggtggtgtacagagacaCAACTACAGAAACTGTCATTGTCCACAAACATATGGACCTAATCTCATTttaaaactagaaaaagcaCTTCCTGCAGAAAATGCAACGTGAATGCAAATGTGAGCTGAAAAGCATCAACATGAAGAAGACCTGAGTGCACCAccatgtggggtgggttggtCAGCATTCCAGGGTTCAGGCATAcatctgctgggtgtcgggtaGTTCTTGGGAGccttgtttatatatatatatatatatatgccatatgtgaatatgtttatgtatcTAGCTCTGCCCTCTtacttcttttgttttctcgtctctttttttatttttcttctctcactctctctcctcaCTCTTTCCTTCTTGCCTGTCAGACCTTGAAGTCATATTGTGTGAACAATAAtcaaaacaaattaataaattaaagaaaaagacaaactttaacaagagtagcctatagagaactGACAGcccttcttgtaaaagcaaatatgtttggtacaacaatgcattcgggtcatgattctgattgcgaaaactgccagaaatGACggcttaaaaaaagagaaaagaaaagatataCCGAGTAATACTGAATAGTTCAAGGTCGTGGGACCCATttaatgttttgaatttttctCTAGCTCAAAATATGCTGAACTAGTTATCTGTCAAAATAGGGTGGGTTTGAAGAGGATTTGAAGCTTTCTCAGTTCATTTCAAAAGGAGTACTCGGCTCTACGGAGCTCTggctctttgtcagcctggctacagtgctgaaaagaaacctggggttgttcttatttttttcaatcagtgatgaacagtaagatgtcctagctttatggaagGCTTTTTTAAatagcaacaaactctttttccaggctaaatgagcatctttgAAATTAGTCACACGCCATTCCCTATCAGCTTTAAGCTGCATGTCAGGCCCTtttgatttgaggctttccttttcagtatccaaagtcgtacgcagtgaggatgtaaaactactgatgagataatcgacctcactgggagcaaagtttaggtagctgctctgcactgtgttggcacatggcactgaagagcataataatgaaggaattatatccttaaacttagttacagcacttttagaaagacttctactgtaatcaAACGTATTcttcactgctgtgtaatccattaaagtaaatgtaaatgttattaacaATTGATCAGACAGGAAGGGGCTTTCTTTCTTCAGTTTCTACATTATGTCATGACAACATCCAGAGTGtggttaaagtggtgggtgggcttatttacattttggcTGATAAAGGTCCAAATCATAAATTCGGTTAGGGTAATGTGGTACTATGAGGTATTTAAGATATGActgggcctgattatttaaaaCTCTAGGAGCCACATGTATTTGGGTTACATGAAAGAAAACTTGGCCAGCATTTATGTGCGTGGACCTAAAAAGGAAAgacaaggaaaaaagaaactgaaaaatttgTGTGATTCAAATTAATGAGTTAATGAGTGTATGAATAATTAGTTGCTGTGAGCCAAATGCGCAGGCAGGTCTCAGATAGTGGTTTTTACTCTTGTctttttatgttatgttatcAGTGGGGCTGGGGTGTCTTTCCTATAgccatctcaggcacacagctgactgtgagcacagaagccccacccacctgcagttcaaaccttctgtttgcaaagagcagccaatcacaagtgccagaaaaaaaaagaaggggaagGAAGCCAACTGCGCCAATGCCCATAATAAgataaataattattattttgaataaaatatggacCTGGAAATTAGGTCCCTCCTAAAGGATGCAAATGGTTTTCATGTCTGCCGTTATATTATTTGcgggttttctttcttttatttttgtagaaAATCTGGACTAATCTGTAAAGTCATGTGATCTCAGCCTTCAATTTAATACTTTATTAATAGAATCTGGGAGCGCGTTATACAGACGTCGACAGGGTTTCTGGAGAGCCCTGATCTTGTTGCGGGTCGTTGCTGGAGGCCGGGACTGGTCTGGACGGGGAGGAGACTTCAGATGCGGGGTGGTACAATGTGGCGCTGCGAAGTCCTCCCGCACTCACAGGACACATGAGAGCTGGTCAAAGTCGGAGCGAATTGAATCAAAGTTAGGTAAGCTCGCATGATTGGTTTAGTTTGACTTtcctgtgtctttttttaaattattgcatCCATGTATGAAGTGAGTTAAAGatttaaattgatttaaattgtatttaagCTGAGAATTATCAAGGGAGGGGGGGAAAAATCAGGAGGCATGAGATGATTGTGCACAGACTGCGTGCAGAGTAGTGAGTTTTTAAAGGTCATAAAAGCATTCCTCGCGCGTAACAGTCCGCTTAATGTAAACCAAAAGTAACAGAGGATATTTTGAATGTATATTGTTGGCTGTTGAGAATTGACATGTGGTCCTGTGTTTTCACTggagagaagaaggaggagaaggagggacTTCACAGCACAGCCTGCAGCGATGGCACTGGAAAGAGGGTGAAAActaaacggggggggggggggggggggctgcttcCAGGGAGTGGGGGTCGATGAGGGCACATGCAAAGATGATTAAtaagtgttccctttttttttttagctgcataaaaaggaataaaatggatgacAGCAGAGCATCTTCtgaccgtgtgtgtgtttgtgtgcatgtgtgtggggggtgtctATGTagtttggggaggggggggggggggggctaataGCTCCCAGATGTGTGCTGTGAAAACAAATGGTTTCCGATAGCCACTGTGATGCACAAGAAGAATAGTGTGCGTTATAGTggtacacaaagacacacagattTACTGGTGTGCATGCAGAACTTGTGCAAACCGTGTTTTACTCAGATTTTATGTCCAAATGTGACCTCAAAAAATCTGCATGCagtcacacacagagagagagagagagaaaaaaagagtggGATGTGTATGAAGCACAGGTTTAGTGCATGAAGTGGCCTACAGCGCAGCAGCTGTGGAGGAGGAGCATTCATACTTTCCACAAAGTGGAAAAGTACTTTAGTCGGTGTAAGTTAATGGATTTTACTGTATGTAACAgtgtgacttcatgaatttcattCACAGCTtcaaattgacttttttttttgttttgtttttttgctatgCCCTGACTGCACTAGTGTTCAGGTTTAATCTCCAAATTTAACTTTTACTAACATTTGAGGTTCTGTTGCTTGgtgaggtgaagaagaagaaagaaaaaaaagggaggggggtGACCAGGGAGGGCAACAGAAAGGAAATGAAGGATGAGGAGGCataaagagggagggagggatgaaGAAAGCGGGGTGGGATCAAGGGGTCCTCTGTTTCTTTTCCTGGAATGCGGCCTTCGAGACTGTCTGCTGCAGCGAGGAAAGGCAGGAAAACAGTAAGTTTGCTCTTAGGAAGACATCCCACATTCTTGCTGCCACagttttcttccccattttttCTTACTGTGGCTGTTTGAGGCCAGTGGAGGTGGTGGTGATCACAGTGGGGATGGTGGCTGAAGGAGGGGGGGCTTGGAAAGGTGACAGAGGGCGAGGGGGACGAGTTTTCAGGAGACCAAAGCAACGTCCAGCACTGAGCACCTTATCCTCCTCATGTTGCTTTGTTTTGATTAATGCTCTCACTTTCCCTCCAGTGTTAAAGTCAGTCTACCTCTCAGAGCGACCATGAGAGTCTTCCTGCTAATCTGCATGCCAGGTAACTCCACCACAGTCCTCTGTGAGCTGAAACAGTCCCCTATGCCCTGAATAACtcaatattaaatgttttagtttaatagatttatttgctttcttcCTTTAAGTTAGGTAAGGAGATAACTGTTACATCAGTATCATATAAGAAAAGCTCTTTAATCAAcaacttaaattttttaaagataaatagAGTCCAGCAGAACCTCAAAAGTCACTAATTTAAAtggtatttaaatttaaaaaggtcaaagtgtaaaaataatgACACATTGTAGTTTTACAGGACCTTTATGTGTCGACTAAAGCTAACATGACTGTGACAATAATGcgagtggtttttttttgtttttgtttttaaaaaaggtcaaaCTATTCCTTTAAAATGTCATTAGGTATTAATTATATTCTGACCTCGACAGGAAAACTGCCCAACAGCTGCTAGGGATCATATTTTAATAGATGACTCCTCTTAGCGCCTCTTATTACCTTTTCCCACTCCCCCACACTCCCTTCCAGTTGactaaaaatgcagaaaatttcTCAAACCTTTTCTaactttgacaaaaaaaaaaatgccactcaCTGTAAAATACTggtggaaaaagtttttttataGGGGCataaacatattaaatattCCTCAAACAGCAGTAACATTTTCTAAAATTGAGAAAAAGCTACAAATATATCTTTTGCATGCTGCTCTGAGTAACGAGCATGATATACAGCAGGGCAAAGTCTATATGTCAATATTTACACCCACttgccactttgttaggtacatctTTTCAACGGctcgttaacacaaatatctaatcggCCAAACAAATGGCAGCAACCCGATGGATTTAAGCATGTAGGCATTATccagacaacctgctgaagttcaaactgagcattgtAGTTAGATTCAGAGGTTTATCTGCtatctgtgtgtgttggtgtttggCCACCAGATCATCATTGCaattacattattttaatgTCATAGTTTTGGTTAAAAACCAATTTGGGTTAAAAAGAGTGGGAAAACACAGAAGCGTAGCAGCTCATCTGGCAGTGGAGGAAGCAATACAAAGAGTGACACAGTCCACATAAGGTTGGAATCGTGGTGGGTGGACAAGCACAGACCTCTCACCCAGCAGACTGGAGTTTGTGTCCCCCGTGTGAAGCTGAAAGCCAGTGTAACTTATTCTTCTCAGTGGTCAGTCACCATTAACCAATGGGTTAGGCTTAGACAGAAAGACTTCCAGCCAGAACTTCTCATGCCACGTGCTGTCTTTTTCCTCACGTTGCTGAGCTTGATGTCATTGCGAGTTTTCGTTTGCAATAATAGCCCTGCAGCAGCATTATGTAGAGTATGATGATGCAAGAACCACATAATTACAAGATGGGACGTGCACGTTTGTAAATGTTCCTTCTTTCTTCTTGCATTTGTAACATCTGTGATTACCGACTTCCCACCCCTGCACGTCTCGCATCACTCCATCTTTGTGATTGCTCTATTTGTCTGCAATGTCAACAGTTCTGCTGTTCGCCCAGGCCCAGTACCAGGAACCGTTTAACTTTGAGGGTGAGTTAATTAAGAGAATATtggcctagatttttcctgctCAGCATCGGTTTATATCAGAGCTCTCCACATCTGTTCTCGATTCCTCGTTGTCCTCTGTTGTATCACCCACCCTCGAGgagttctctctctttttccaccTTCATATGTTCACCATTCACATGGCAACTGTATCACAGTGTAAATAGCACTTTGACTAGTCTGCatcttattatttttaaacagcttGCATATGAAGTCATGATTACTGACTCACAAACTTGTGAACTCATGCAGGTGGTTCATGTTATATGGTGTagtgctttctgtgtgtgtgtgtgtgtgtgtgtgtgtgtgtgtgtgtgtgtgtgtgtgtgtgtgtgtgtgggattggaggtttttttttggactaacagttgatgaaacattttctctcctGCTTGTTTTATGGCTTCACAAAAGACTATGAGTACACTACAGGTAAGGCAATAACTTGTTTGTTTaggttttctgatgttttttcaATGTTACGCTACATATCTAAGTGTGAAAACTTGGCTCCCCTCATGTTTAGACTCTCCTCCTGAAAACTATCAGCAGCAGGTTCAGCTCAACCCGCTGATCCGTCCTGAAAAAACAGGTACATCTGCGGAGCGCTCCTCCTGTCAGAGTCACAGATTTACTCACAGTGCCAATGTGATTGAATAAATGTATTCAGATTGATGCATGTCtcatttgaaaatgtgtttcttatttGGAAAACCAGGGTCCGACTTGCAGACGGAGCCCACAGAGCCCGGACCTCTCGGTAAGCGAGCCAGAGAGAACAGAAAGCCAGTTGTTTAAGTAGATTGGTGAAATTATTCTGTTGTTTGATTCCCAGATTGCAGAGAGGAGCAGTACCCCTGCACCCGACTCTACTCAGTTCACAAGCCATGCAAGCAGTGCCTCAACAGTCTCTGCTTCTACAGGTAAGGAACGACTTTAAAGGGCGccgatttgtaattttttttttaagataaagcAGTGATTATGAATAACATTGCATGGCTTTATTTCTTCCTGAATCAGTTTGATTCATTCA
Protein-coding sequences here:
- the mfap2 gene encoding microfibrillar-associated protein 2, producing MRVFLLICMPVLLFAQAQYQEPFNFEDYEYTTDSPPENYQQQVQLNPLIRPEKTGSDLQTEPTEPGPLDCREEQYPCTRLYSVHKPCKQCLNSLCFYSLRRVYIINKEICVRTVCAHEELLRADLCRDQFSRCGVAALSGQCASLGGSCGMSCGSC